Proteins encoded in a region of the Methylosinus trichosporium OB3b genome:
- a CDS encoding DUF1013 domain-containing protein → MSTAPLMPKATAVWLVENTSLSFDQIADFCKLHPLEVKGIADGEVAAGIRGLDPITSGQLTREEIARGERDSAHRLSLSVSKVKVPEIKRARGPRYTPLSRRQDRPNAILWLVRNHPELKDAQIMRLVGTTKSTLKAVRERTHWNSAALAPMDPVTLGLCSQIDLDFEVTRAAKDRPAALEEQGQTLQPAEVTTRPYHEPTTTEDVFGKSTPAPVEQEEDHFDADRVFGRLKNLDFED, encoded by the coding sequence ATGAGCACCGCTCCGCTCATGCCCAAGGCGACCGCCGTCTGGCTCGTCGAGAACACGTCGCTCAGCTTCGATCAGATCGCCGACTTCTGTAAGCTGCATCCGCTCGAGGTCAAAGGCATCGCCGACGGCGAAGTCGCCGCCGGCATTCGCGGGCTCGATCCGATCACCTCCGGCCAGTTGACGCGCGAGGAGATCGCGCGCGGCGAGCGCGATTCCGCGCACCGCCTGTCGCTGTCGGTGTCAAAGGTGAAGGTGCCGGAGATCAAGCGCGCGCGCGGGCCGCGCTACACGCCGCTGTCGCGTCGTCAGGATCGGCCCAATGCGATTCTGTGGCTGGTGCGCAATCATCCGGAACTGAAGGATGCGCAGATCATGCGCCTCGTCGGCACCACCAAGAGCACGCTGAAGGCGGTGCGTGAGCGCACCCATTGGAATTCCGCCGCGCTCGCGCCGATGGACCCGGTCACGCTCGGCCTCTGCTCGCAGATCGATCTCGATTTCGAGGTCACTCGCGCCGCCAAGGATCGTCCGGCGGCGCTCGAGGAGCAGGGCCAGACGCTGCAGCCGGCGGAGGTCACCACGCGGCCCTATCACGAGCCGACGACCACCGAGGACGTGTTCGGCAAGAGCACGCCGGCGCCGGTCGAGCAGGAGGAAGACCATTTCGACGCCGACCGCGTGTTCGGCCGCCTGAAAAACCTCGATTTCGAGGACTGA
- a CDS encoding DUF433 domain-containing protein: protein MSELHRITVDPLQCGGRPCVRSLRIRVKDVLDLLAAGASREEILEDYPMLEAADVAAVLEFAARQSDHPILRVA from the coding sequence GTGAGTGAATTGCATCGCATCACCGTCGATCCGCTCCAATGCGGCGGGCGTCCCTGCGTCCGTTCTCTCCGCATTCGCGTGAAGGACGTGCTGGACCTTCTCGCCGCCGGCGCTTCGCGCGAGGAAATCCTGGAGGATTACCCCATGCTCGAGGCGGCGGACGTCGCCGCCGTCCTGGAATTCGCGGCCAGGCAGAGCGACCATCCGATCCTGCGCGTCGCGTGA
- a CDS encoding EAL domain-containing protein: protein MPSTRYLIALLFVVFWASRALAIDSVRVPQDAAAIDLTHAVETYSSQGDRLQVSTAPGSDGIIRRIEVGAKEPGTRPSWIVFALTNDTDEQLERLIVAPHFRLQGSGVVWPDLGAIRLSAVTASQGFAPEREDSADADVFRLTIDPGATITYVAELRTPNLPQLYLWEPDAYKDKVTSLTLYKGIVIGIAGLLALFLTIVFVVKGAVIFPAAAALAWTVLAYVCIDFGFWAKIFGADPNADRIWRAGAETVLSATLVVFLFAYLNLNRWHVRAWHVAALWLLILADLVGLAVFDAPVAAGVARISLATVAVVGFVLVLYLATHGFDRAIMLIPTWFLLLLWVCAAGFTVGGWLTNDLVSPALVGGLVLIVMLIGFTVMQNAFASGGLGHGAISEVERKALALTGANEIVFDWDVPADYIYVSPEVEEQLGLDRGGLEGAASSWLALLHPFEHDRYRACLDAILEQRRGRINQEFRLRGADGHYMCYRLRARPVIGQDGEVIRVVGALTDVTDMRNAQERLLHDAVHDNLTGLPNRELFCDRLAAALVFAGLDSGVRPTVLSIDVDRFRQTNEQVGMATGDSVLLTVAHRLTRLLQKQDTLARLGGDRFAIILVSETHVDHVIALADAVRRALATPVRFTDREIALSVSIGVALFDKELHPDHNDMLEDAEIALRHAKRNGGNRIEVFRPAMRSQRSDRLTLEAELRRALERGEVKVFFQPVVRLEDRTIAGFEAVLRWDHPRLGQLDPREFGQVAEQTGLVVDFGLLALERTARELAAWQRALAVDPPIFATVEVASRQLLRHDLLRDVKSVLMRNDIARGSLKLGLTESLVMENPEYTVEMLARIKELGAGLSLEDFGSGYSSLAYLQRFPFDAIKIDRNFVRQTGRASRAVILRSLIALANDLGMDVIAEGAETESDAIELYQLGCAYAQGYAFGRPITPMEARRLVGAAPEAA from the coding sequence GTGCCCTCGACCAGATATCTGATCGCTCTGCTTTTTGTCGTCTTCTGGGCGTCTCGCGCACTGGCTATCGATTCCGTGCGCGTGCCGCAGGACGCGGCGGCCATCGACCTCACCCATGCGGTCGAGACCTACTCGTCGCAGGGCGACCGGCTGCAGGTCTCGACCGCGCCGGGCTCCGACGGCATCATCCGCCGCATCGAGGTGGGCGCCAAGGAGCCGGGCACGCGGCCGAGCTGGATCGTCTTCGCGCTCACCAATGATACGGACGAGCAATTGGAGCGGCTGATTGTCGCGCCGCATTTCCGCCTGCAGGGCTCGGGCGTCGTCTGGCCCGATCTCGGGGCCATCCGCCTCTCGGCGGTCACCGCCAGCCAGGGCTTCGCGCCCGAGCGTGAGGACAGCGCCGACGCCGACGTCTTCCGCCTCACCATCGATCCCGGCGCGACCATCACTTATGTCGCCGAGCTGCGCACGCCCAATCTGCCCCAGCTCTATTTGTGGGAGCCCGACGCCTATAAGGACAAGGTGACGAGCCTCACTCTCTATAAGGGCATCGTCATCGGCATCGCCGGGCTTCTCGCGCTGTTTCTCACCATCGTCTTCGTGGTCAAGGGGGCGGTGATCTTTCCGGCCGCTGCGGCGCTCGCCTGGACCGTGCTCGCCTATGTGTGCATCGATTTCGGCTTTTGGGCCAAAATTTTCGGCGCCGATCCCAACGCCGACCGCATCTGGCGCGCCGGCGCCGAGACCGTGCTCTCGGCCACGCTCGTGGTGTTCCTGTTCGCCTATCTCAACCTCAACCGTTGGCATGTGCGCGCCTGGCATGTGGCTGCGCTCTGGCTGCTGATCCTCGCCGATCTCGTCGGCCTCGCGGTCTTCGACGCGCCGGTGGCGGCGGGCGTCGCGCGCATCTCATTGGCCACGGTCGCGGTTGTCGGCTTCGTGCTGGTTCTCTATCTCGCCACCCATGGCTTCGATCGCGCCATCATGCTCATTCCGACCTGGTTCCTGCTGCTGCTGTGGGTGTGCGCGGCGGGCTTCACCGTGGGCGGATGGCTGACCAACGACCTCGTCTCGCCGGCGCTGGTCGGCGGCCTGGTGCTGATTGTGATGCTGATCGGCTTCACCGTTATGCAGAATGCCTTCGCCAGCGGCGGCCTCGGCCATGGCGCGATCTCCGAGGTGGAGCGCAAGGCCTTGGCCCTGACCGGCGCCAATGAGATCGTCTTCGACTGGGACGTGCCGGCCGATTACATTTATGTGAGCCCCGAGGTGGAGGAGCAGCTCGGCCTCGACCGCGGCGGGCTCGAGGGCGCGGCCTCCTCCTGGCTCGCGCTGCTGCATCCCTTCGAGCATGATCGCTATCGCGCCTGCCTCGACGCCATTCTCGAGCAGAGGCGCGGCCGCATCAATCAGGAGTTCCGGCTGCGCGGCGCCGACGGCCATTACATGTGCTATCGGCTGCGCGCGCGGCCGGTGATCGGCCAGGACGGCGAGGTCATTCGCGTCGTCGGCGCGCTGACCGACGTCACCGACATGCGCAATGCGCAGGAGCGGCTGCTGCACGACGCCGTGCACGACAATCTGACCGGCCTGCCCAATCGCGAATTGTTCTGCGACCGTCTCGCCGCCGCTCTGGTGTTCGCCGGGCTCGACTCCGGCGTGCGGCCGACAGTGCTCAGCATCGATGTCGACCGTTTCCGCCAGACCAATGAGCAGGTCGGGATGGCGACCGGCGATTCCGTGCTGCTGACCGTCGCCCATCGGCTGACGCGCCTCCTGCAGAAGCAGGACACTCTGGCGCGGCTCGGCGGCGACCGCTTCGCCATCATTCTCGTCTCCGAGACCCATGTCGATCATGTGATCGCCCTGGCCGACGCGGTGCGCCGGGCGCTGGCGACGCCGGTGCGCTTCACCGATCGGGAGATTGCGCTCTCGGTGTCGATCGGCGTCGCTCTGTTCGATAAGGAGCTGCATCCCGATCACAACGATATGCTGGAGGACGCTGAGATCGCGCTGCGCCACGCCAAGCGCAACGGCGGCAATCGCATCGAGGTGTTCCGTCCGGCGATGCGCTCGCAGCGCTCCGACCGGCTGACGCTGGAGGCCGAGCTGCGCCGCGCGCTGGAGCGCGGCGAGGTCAAAGTGTTCTTTCAGCCGGTGGTGCGGCTCGAGGACCGCACCATAGCCGGCTTCGAGGCCGTGCTGCGCTGGGACCATCCGCGTCTCGGCCAGCTCGATCCGCGCGAGTTCGGACAGGTTGCCGAGCAGACCGGCCTCGTCGTCGATTTCGGTCTGCTGGCGCTGGAGCGCACGGCGCGCGAGCTCGCCGCCTGGCAGCGCGCGCTCGCCGTCGATCCGCCGATCTTCGCCACGGTCGAGGTGGCCTCGCGGCAATTGCTGCGCCACGATCTATTACGCGATGTCAAGAGCGTGCTGATGCGCAACGACATCGCGCGCGGCAGCTTGAAGCTCGGGCTGACCGAGAGTCTGGTGATGGAAAACCCGGAATATACGGTCGAGATGCTGGCGCGGATCAAGGAGCTCGGCGCCGGGCTGTCGCTCGAGGATTTCGGCTCGGGCTATTCCTCGCTCGCCTATCTGCAGCGTTTTCCCTTCGACGCGATCAAGATCGACCGCAATTTCGTGCGGCAGACGGGCAGGGCCTCGCGCGCGGTGATCCTGCGCTCGCTGATCGCGCTCGCCAATGACCTCGGCATGGATGTGATCGCCGAGGGCGCGGAAACGGAATCGGATGCGATCGAGCTCTATCAGCTCGGCTGCGCCTATGCGCAGGGCTACGCCTTCGGTCGCCCGATCACGCCCATGGAGGCGCGGCGGCTGGTCGGCGCGGCGCCGGAGGCGGCGTAG
- the plsY gene encoding glycerol-3-phosphate 1-O-acyltransferase PlsY, whose translation MSFSAQDLVALALGYLLGSIPFGLLLTRFAGTTDIRTIGSGNIGATNVLRTGRKDLAAATLLLDAMKGLAAALIGAQIAPAGGVLAAAAAFIGHIAPVWLRFRGGKGVATFLGALFGLYWPAGLVFAAVWLAVAGLFRYSSLSALVASAAAPMFLAASGRFADAVVFAALAALLWWKHGENIRRLLAGRESRIGKKA comes from the coding sequence TTGTCCTTTTCGGCTCAAGATCTCGTCGCTCTCGCGCTCGGCTATCTGCTCGGCTCGATCCCCTTCGGCCTGCTGTTGACGCGTTTCGCGGGCACGACGGACATTCGCACCATCGGCTCCGGCAATATCGGCGCGACCAATGTGCTGCGCACCGGACGCAAGGATCTCGCCGCCGCCACTCTTCTGCTCGACGCGATGAAAGGCCTCGCCGCGGCGCTGATCGGCGCGCAGATCGCGCCGGCGGGCGGCGTCCTCGCCGCGGCCGCCGCCTTCATCGGCCATATCGCGCCTGTCTGGCTGCGCTTTCGCGGCGGCAAGGGCGTCGCCACTTTTCTCGGCGCGCTCTTCGGACTCTACTGGCCGGCTGGTCTCGTCTTCGCGGCGGTATGGCTCGCCGTCGCCGGCCTATTTCGCTATTCGTCCTTGTCGGCGCTGGTGGCGAGCGCCGCCGCGCCGATGTTTCTCGCCGCTTCCGGCCGCTTCGCGGACGCCGTCGTCTTCGCCGCGCTGGCCGCGCTGCTGTGGTGGAAGCACGGCGAGAATATTCGCCGGCTGCTCGCCGGCCGCGAGAGCCGTATCGGAAAGAAGGCATGA
- the ligA gene encoding NAD-dependent DNA ligase LigA: MSADNVRPSPRKRGERERPPVAELSPRRAKLEHSRLAEEIAEYDRRYYQEDDPAISDAEYDALRQRYEALEKAFPELGGDASLTKTVGAAPAEKFAKIRHVVRMLSLGNVFADEEVHEFVARVRRFLNFSDAAPLLFTAEPKIDGLSCSLRYEKGELVSAATRGDGEEGEDITANIRTLEEIPQRLRGDVIPEVLEIRGEVYMRREDFFALNQRQAEAGKPLFANPRNSAAGSLRQLDPNVTASRPLRFFAYGWGEVSVMPADTQLGMVQAFASFGLATNPLTQLCGSAEELLAHYRNIEALRATLGYDIDGVVYKVDDIGLQIRLGFVSRAPRWAVAHKFPAEQAKTIVRDIEINVGRTGALTPIARLEPVTVGGVVVSNATLHNEDEIARKDIRIGDTVVVQRAGDVIPQIVEVVLDKRPEGATPYVFPHECPACGSAALREIDEKGVEDVVRRCTGSLVCPAQAIERLKHFASRNAMDIEGLGDKQIEYFFTDGLVRTASEIFTLAERDRASLTKLENKEGYGETSVRNLFAAIDARRTVPINRFLYALGIRHVGETNARRLARHFPDFASLRDTAREAAPGSEARERIESIEGIGGVVAEALHDFFAEPHNEREIDALLAHVSLEPMPTIENASPVAGKTVVFTGALERLTREEAKAQAERFGAKISGSVSKKTDLVVAGPGAGSKLAKAKELGVEVISEEEWFTRTGQ; this comes from the coding sequence ATGAGCGCCGACAACGTCCGTCCCTCTCCCCGCAAGCGAGGCGAAAGAGAACGCCCTCCCGTGGCAGAGCTGTCTCCACGCCGCGCCAAGCTCGAGCATTCGAGGCTCGCCGAGGAGATCGCCGAATATGACCGGCGCTATTATCAGGAGGATGATCCGGCGATCTCGGACGCCGAATATGACGCGCTGCGCCAGCGCTATGAGGCGCTCGAAAAAGCCTTTCCCGAGCTCGGCGGAGACGCCTCGCTGACGAAGACGGTCGGCGCCGCGCCGGCGGAGAAATTCGCCAAGATCAGGCATGTCGTGCGCATGCTCTCGCTCGGCAACGTCTTCGCCGACGAGGAGGTCCACGAATTCGTCGCGCGCGTGCGGCGCTTCCTCAATTTCTCCGACGCGGCGCCGCTGCTGTTCACCGCCGAGCCGAAGATCGACGGCCTCTCCTGCTCGCTGCGCTATGAGAAGGGCGAGCTCGTCTCCGCCGCGACGCGCGGCGACGGCGAGGAGGGCGAGGACATCACCGCAAATATTCGCACGCTCGAGGAAATCCCGCAGCGTCTGCGCGGCGACGTGATCCCCGAGGTGCTGGAGATCCGCGGCGAGGTCTATATGCGCCGCGAGGATTTTTTCGCACTCAACCAGCGGCAGGCGGAGGCGGGCAAGCCGCTGTTCGCCAATCCGCGCAATTCCGCCGCCGGCTCGCTGCGCCAGCTCGATCCCAATGTCACCGCGAGCCGGCCGCTGCGCTTCTTCGCTTATGGCTGGGGCGAGGTCAGCGTGATGCCGGCGGACACGCAATTGGGCATGGTGCAGGCCTTCGCGTCCTTCGGCCTCGCCACCAATCCGCTGACGCAGCTCTGCGGAAGCGCCGAGGAGCTGCTCGCTCATTATCGAAACATCGAAGCGCTGCGCGCGACGCTCGGCTATGACATAGACGGTGTCGTCTACAAGGTCGACGACATCGGCCTGCAAATCCGCCTCGGCTTCGTCTCGCGCGCGCCGCGCTGGGCGGTGGCGCATAAATTCCCGGCCGAGCAGGCGAAGACCATTGTCCGCGACATTGAGATCAATGTCGGCCGCACCGGCGCCTTGACGCCGATCGCGCGGCTGGAGCCGGTGACCGTCGGCGGCGTCGTCGTCTCCAACGCCACTCTGCACAATGAGGACGAGATCGCCCGCAAGGACATTCGCATCGGCGACACTGTTGTGGTGCAGCGCGCCGGCGACGTCATTCCACAGATCGTCGAAGTGGTCCTCGACAAGCGGCCGGAAGGCGCGACGCCCTATGTGTTTCCGCACGAGTGTCCGGCCTGCGGCTCGGCGGCGCTGCGCGAGATCGACGAGAAGGGCGTCGAGGACGTCGTGCGCCGCTGCACCGGCTCGCTGGTCTGCCCGGCGCAGGCGATCGAGCGCCTGAAGCATTTCGCCTCGCGCAACGCCATGGACATCGAAGGGCTCGGCGACAAGCAGATCGAATATTTTTTCACCGATGGGCTTGTGCGCACCGCCTCCGAGATTTTCACGCTCGCCGAGCGCGACCGCGCCAGCCTGACGAAGCTCGAGAACAAGGAGGGCTATGGCGAGACCTCGGTGCGCAATCTGTTCGCGGCGATCGACGCGCGGCGAACCGTTCCGATCAATCGCTTCCTCTATGCGCTCGGCATTCGCCATGTCGGCGAGACCAACGCTCGTCGCCTCGCGCGCCATTTCCCCGATTTCGCCAGCCTACGCGACACTGCGCGCGAGGCGGCGCCCGGCAGCGAGGCGCGCGAGCGCATCGAATCGATCGAAGGAATCGGCGGCGTCGTCGCCGAGGCGCTGCATGATTTCTTCGCCGAGCCGCACAATGAGCGCGAGATCGACGCTCTGCTCGCTCATGTGAGCCTCGAGCCTATGCCGACCATAGAGAACGCTTCGCCCGTTGCCGGCAAGACGGTGGTGTTCACCGGCGCGCTCGAGCGGCTGACGCGCGAGGAGGCGAAAGCCCAGGCCGAGCGCTTCGGCGCCAAGATTTCCGGCTCGGTTTCGAAGAAGACGGACCTCGTCGTCGCTGGTCCGGGCGCCGGCTCGAAGCTCGCAAAGGCCAAGGAACTCGGGGTGGAAGTGATCAGCGAGGAGGAGTGGTTCACCCGCACCGGGCAATGA
- a CDS encoding ABC transporter transmembrane domain-containing protein: protein MNDENPPESGSRWRRILAPLRRIAPFALRYRGRIGLAVVALAAASLATLALPLAVRGMIDHGFSTDDPAAVNAYFGAIVGVVAILALASASRYYLVTTLGERIVADLRATLFRHLTRLDAGFYDANKTGELMSRLTADTTQLKAVFGASASVALRNLFLFVGAVIMMALSSAKLSAVALAAIPLIVLPLILSGRAVRKRSRHAQDRLAEASAYAAENLAAVRTMQACNAQDAAAGRFAAAAEHAYDAARDATRARALVTAVTIFLVFSSVVAMLWLGAHDVLAGRISSGLLSQFVLYAVLAATSLGELSQVGSEVTAAAGAAGRIGEILSIRTAIAAPEAPVALPSPTRGRITFDDVSFSYPSGAGGAAVQHLSFVVEPGERVAIVGPSGAGKSTIFQLIERFYDVTSGAITLDGVDLRRLDPDALRRAIALAPQDPVVFGATIAENIAYGREGASREEIVAAARRAQAASFIEALPQGYDTELGERGVTLSGGQRQRLAIARAILADAPVLLLDEATSALDAENEALVKDALDDVMAGRTTLVIAHRLATVLEATRILVLEQGRVVEAGTHASLVAAGGLYARLARLQFDAPDAAVGERALEQGG from the coding sequence ATGAACGACGAAAATCCCCCAGAATCCGGTTCCCGTTGGCGTCGCATTCTCGCGCCCTTGCGGCGGATCGCGCCCTTTGCGCTGCGATATCGCGGCCGAATCGGTCTCGCCGTTGTCGCGCTCGCCGCCGCCTCCCTCGCGACGCTCGCTCTGCCGCTCGCCGTGCGCGGCATGATCGACCATGGCTTCTCGACCGACGATCCGGCGGCCGTCAACGCGTATTTCGGCGCCATTGTGGGCGTCGTCGCCATTCTCGCCCTCGCCTCGGCCTCCCGCTATTATCTCGTCACGACGCTCGGCGAGCGGATCGTCGCCGATCTTCGCGCGACCTTGTTCCGCCATCTGACCCGGCTCGACGCAGGCTTCTACGACGCCAACAAGACCGGTGAGCTGATGTCGCGCCTCACCGCCGACACGACTCAATTGAAGGCGGTTTTCGGCGCCTCCGCCTCGGTGGCTCTGCGCAATTTGTTCTTGTTCGTCGGCGCGGTGATCATGATGGCGCTGTCGAGCGCCAAGCTCTCCGCCGTCGCGCTCGCCGCTATTCCGCTGATCGTGCTGCCGCTCATTCTCTCCGGCCGCGCCGTGCGCAAGCGATCGCGCCATGCGCAGGACAGGCTCGCCGAGGCCAGCGCCTACGCCGCCGAAAATCTCGCCGCCGTGCGCACCATGCAGGCCTGCAACGCGCAGGATGCAGCGGCCGGGCGCTTCGCCGCCGCGGCGGAGCACGCCTATGACGCGGCGCGCGACGCGACGCGCGCGCGCGCGCTGGTGACGGCGGTGACGATCTTCCTCGTCTTCTCGAGCGTCGTCGCCATGCTGTGGCTCGGCGCCCATGACGTGCTCGCGGGGCGCATCAGCTCCGGCCTATTGTCGCAATTCGTGCTCTACGCCGTGCTCGCGGCGACCTCGCTCGGAGAATTGTCGCAGGTGGGGAGCGAGGTGACGGCGGCCGCCGGCGCCGCTGGCCGCATCGGCGAGATCTTGTCGATTCGCACCGCGATCGCCGCGCCAGAGGCGCCTGTCGCATTGCCGAGTCCGACGCGCGGACGCATCACATTCGACGATGTGAGCTTCTCCTATCCGTCCGGCGCCGGTGGCGCGGCGGTCCAGCATCTGAGCTTCGTCGTCGAGCCGGGCGAGCGCGTCGCCATCGTCGGCCCGTCGGGCGCCGGCAAATCGACGATCTTCCAGCTCATCGAGCGCTTCTATGATGTGACGAGCGGCGCCATCACGCTCGACGGCGTCGATCTGCGCCGGCTCGACCCCGACGCGCTGCGCCGCGCGATCGCGCTCGCGCCTCAGGACCCGGTCGTGTTCGGCGCTACGATCGCCGAGAACATCGCCTATGGGCGCGAAGGCGCCTCGCGCGAGGAGATCGTCGCGGCGGCGCGGCGCGCGCAGGCGGCTTCTTTCATCGAGGCGCTGCCGCAGGGCTATGACACGGAGCTCGGCGAGCGCGGCGTCACACTCTCGGGCGGTCAGCGCCAGCGTCTCGCCATCGCGCGCGCCATTCTCGCCGATGCGCCGGTGCTGCTGCTCGACGAAGCGACCTCGGCGCTCGACGCCGAGAATGAGGCTCTCGTGAAAGACGCTCTGGACGATGTGATGGCCGGACGCACGACGCTCGTCATCGCTCATCGTCTCGCCACCGTGCTCGAGGCGACGCGCATTCTGGTGTTGGAGCAAGGCCGCGTCGTCGAAGCGGGAACGCACGCCAGCCTCGTCGCCGCCGGCGGCCTCTATGCGCGGCTGGCGCGGCTGCAATTCGACGCGCCGGACGCGGCGGTCGGCGAACGCGCGCTCGAGCAGGGGGGCTGA
- the ptsP gene encoding phosphoenolpyruvate--protein phosphotransferase: MRSALGGPRLLLRRLREVMAEPVSAQARLDKIVVLIASNMVAEVCSVYVQHADQTLELYATEGLNREAVHLTTMRTSEGLVGLIARNAEPLALSEAQEHPSFAYRPETGEEVYHSFLGVPILRGGNTLGVLVVQNKVRRVYSDEEIEALQTTAMLVAEMIASGELRSIAKAPENFALDRPLVLKGAPMCEGVGLGYVVLHEPRVVIKQLIAEDVAAEARRLDAAIEAMRISIDELVAHGDRMGAGEHREVLEAVRIFANDRGWVRRLHEAVLSGLTAEAAVERVQNDARAKLQRQTDPYLRDRLHDLDDLANRLLHQLTGQSYVSDRELIPENAIVVARTMGPAALLDYDSKRLRGLVLEEGGPASHVGIVARALGIATVGLAPNVSDLVEAGDAIIVDGVTGDVHIRPPPDVQTAYGEKARLRARRMEQYAKLRDVPAVTKDGAGIALHMNAGLIVDVPHLHETGASSIGLFRTELQFMVAPRFPRMNEQYLLYKAVLDSAPERPVTFRTLDIGSDKILPYMATIEEENPALGWRAIRIGLDRPGLLRMQLRAMLKAAAGRDLRIMFPMIANVAEFDAAKGIALRELAHLERHGHATPSDLRLGAMVEVPSLLWELDTLAAHADFLSVGSNDLVQYMYAADRDNTRVAKRYDPLSTPVLRALERIADAGRRAGKTVTLCGEMGGRPLEALALLAIGYRSLSMSPSSIGPVKAMILATNLDEAQVFVAALLAEEDGAPSLREKMREFALSREIPV, from the coding sequence ATGCGTAGCGCTCTCGGCGGACCCCGCTTGCTGCTCCGCCGGCTTCGCGAGGTGATGGCGGAGCCGGTAAGCGCCCAGGCGCGGCTCGACAAGATCGTCGTGCTGATCGCGTCTAACATGGTCGCCGAGGTCTGTTCTGTGTATGTCCAGCACGCCGACCAGACGCTCGAGCTCTACGCCACCGAAGGCCTGAACCGCGAGGCGGTGCATCTCACCACCATGCGCACGAGCGAGGGCCTCGTCGGCCTCATCGCGCGCAACGCCGAGCCGCTCGCCCTCTCCGAGGCGCAGGAGCACCCCTCCTTCGCCTATCGGCCGGAGACGGGCGAGGAGGTCTATCACTCATTCCTCGGCGTGCCGATTCTGCGCGGCGGCAACACGCTCGGCGTGCTGGTCGTGCAGAACAAGGTGCGGCGCGTCTATTCGGACGAGGAGATAGAGGCGCTGCAGACGACGGCGATGCTCGTCGCCGAGATGATCGCCTCGGGCGAGCTGCGCTCGATCGCCAAGGCGCCCGAGAATTTCGCGCTCGACCGTCCGCTGGTGCTGAAGGGCGCGCCCATGTGCGAGGGCGTCGGCCTCGGCTATGTGGTGCTGCACGAGCCGCGCGTCGTCATCAAGCAGCTGATCGCCGAGGATGTCGCCGCCGAGGCGCGCCGTCTCGACGCGGCGATCGAGGCGATGCGCATCTCGATCGACGAGCTCGTCGCCCATGGCGACCGCATGGGCGCCGGCGAGCACCGCGAGGTGCTGGAGGCCGTGCGCATCTTCGCCAATGACCGCGGCTGGGTGCGCCGGCTGCACGAGGCCGTGCTCAGCGGCCTCACCGCCGAGGCGGCGGTGGAGCGCGTGCAGAACGACGCGCGCGCCAAGCTGCAGCGCCAGACCGACCCCTATCTGCGCGACCGGCTGCATGATCTCGACGATCTCGCCAATCGCCTGCTGCATCAGCTCACCGGCCAGAGCTATGTCTCCGACCGCGAGCTCATTCCCGAGAACGCCATCGTCGTCGCCCGCACCATGGGTCCGGCCGCTCTGCTCGACTATGACAGCAAGCGGCTGCGCGGCCTCGTGCTGGAGGAAGGCGGGCCGGCGAGCCATGTCGGCATCGTCGCCCGCGCGCTCGGCATCGCCACTGTCGGCCTCGCGCCCAATGTCTCCGATCTCGTCGAGGCGGGCGACGCCATCATCGTCGACGGCGTCACCGGCGACGTGCATATCCGCCCGCCGCCGGACGTGCAGACCGCCTATGGCGAGAAGGCGCGGCTGCGCGCCCGCCGCATGGAGCAATATGCGAAGCTCCGCGACGTTCCCGCCGTCACCAAGGACGGCGCCGGGATCGCGCTGCATATGAACGCCGGATTGATCGTCGACGTGCCGCATCTGCACGAGACCGGCGCCAGCTCGATCGGACTGTTCCGCACCGAGCTGCAATTCATGGTGGCGCCGCGCTTTCCGCGCATGAACGAGCAATATCTGCTCTACAAGGCGGTGCTCGATTCAGCGCCCGAGCGCCCGGTGACCTTCCGCACGCTCGACATCGGCAGCGACAAGATCCTGCCCTATATGGCGACGATCGAGGAGGAGAATCCCGCTCTCGGCTGGCGCGCCATCCGCATCGGGCTCGATCGCCCGGGCCTGTTGCGCATGCAGCTGCGCGCCATGCTGAAAGCGGCGGCGGGGCGCGATCTGCGCATCATGTTCCCGATGATCGCCAATGTCGCGGAATTCGACGCGGCCAAGGGAATCGCGCTGCGCGAGCTCGCCCATCTCGAGCGCCACGGCCATGCGACGCCGTCCGATCTGCGGCTCGGCGCCATGGTCGAGGTGCCCTCGCTGCTGTGGGAGCTCGACACCCTCGCCGCGCACGCCGATTTTCTCTCGGTCGGCTCCAACGACCTCGTGCAGTATATGTATGCCGCCGACCGCGACAACACGCGCGTCGCCAAGCGCTATGACCCGCTGTCGACGCCGGTGCTGCGCGCGCTGGAGCGCATCGCCGACGCCGGCCGTCGCGCCGGCAAGACGGTGACGCTGTGCGGCGAGATGGGCGGCCGCCCGCTCGAGGCGCTGGCGCTGCTCGCCATCGGCTATCGCTCGCTGTCGATGTCGCCCTCGTCGATCGGCCCGGTGAAGGCGATGATCCTCGCCACCAATCTCGATGAAGCCCAGGTGTTCGTCGCCGCGCTGCTCGCCGAGGAGGACGGCGCGCCGAGCCTGCGCGAGAAAATGCGCGAGTTCGCGCTGTCGCGGGAGATTCCGGTTTAG